DNA from Quercus lobata isolate SW786 chromosome 1, ValleyOak3.0 Primary Assembly, whole genome shotgun sequence:
CACAGATCACAATATTAGTATTAGGGttgttttttgaaaagatgACATCAAATCTTCAAGAAGCTTTAGAACGGCCGAGGGATTAATCTATGGCAATAAGTAATATTGAATGCACAAGACAGGACCTATAGTTGCTAGCAAGAGTGGAGAACTTGGGCACTTAATCTTACTATGTGACAGAAAGTTATGTGAGTATTATATGTATTTCAACCGCCTTCATTAGTGGACTTGTTGAGTTGGGCTTTACTCCATagtatttttaccattttaggTTTTCATTTCATGAACCAATCACGGTCTTTGTGTGAATATTTACCGATTTCTATTAGTGAGTAAAGATAATTTAATGTTTAATcaattatttgaaattgttaTTCAAATTTATTGCAACAACTCAAGCCAGTAATGAATTTTCTTAGTTTCATGATATGATGgactaaaactaaattaaatgacaaaatgagcatagtaaaaatgaaaatgataaaattaacgAGTGCGAGTAACAACTTTATTTTGTAAAACAtatcaaaaagtcaaaaagttaACTTGTCAAAATTATTACtcgaaaaataaaatgtaaatttattttagtttgaatTGATGCTAAaatattaaactatattataaaagaaatcaGACCACTCCTAGAAAAATTATTGGGTCGGGTCTATTTAAACTTAAGTCAACCCGCAACTTCGGTTTATCCAAGTGATAGGAGGGAATTATAAAAGgctgtcatttttcttttgaagtatTTAGACACTTACTAGCATCACCGAGCTCACGACACAGAATTAATACCACTCCACCACCCTCTAAGAAATTAATTCACAATGCCTTCCCTTAGCTTCTTTGTTATATGTGTACACATTTCTATTATCTTCTTCATCGCATGCAATGCCACAGAGTCCAAAATTTCATCAAAGTTTCCTGCCATTTTCGTCTTTGGTGATTCATCGGTAGATACTGGTAACAACAACTATTTTAGAACGGGTCCTAGGGGCAACCATCTCCCATATGGCAAAGACTTTCCAGGTCATATTCCAACAGGGAGGTATTCTAATGGAAAACTGACTCCAGACTTCCTGGCCTCTATGTTGGGGATAAAAGAAACTGTTCCTCCTTTCTTGGATCCAAATCTGTCAAAATATGACCTACAAACGGGCGTTAACTTTGCATCAGCTGGTTCAGGTTTTGATGATCTAACGACTATTGCAAGCGGAGCAATTTCGATGTTCAAGCAAGTTGATCTTTTGAAGAAGTATATTGTGAGGCTCAAAGGAATTGTAGGAGAAAAGGAGGCAAAGAAGCTAATCAGTGGCTCTTTGTATTTTACTAGTGTAGGTACAAATgactttcttattttttatgatacaCCGACAAGGAGGTCCCAATTCAACGTTAGCGGGTACCAAGATTTTATTCTAAACAGGACGCAAATCTTTTATAAGGTAAGCatgcatctctctctctgagttttGCGTTTCAAGGACAGCTCAAAATTTCCTTATTTGGAATGTTTTGATCCAAAAAAATGGTATGACTGCAAGGCATGCGCTTCAACTTTGTGAAATATGGAGATTTTATTTCCTGTAAGGTTTATATAGATTCATTTTCATAGATTAATACTTTAAATAGTATGTTCCAATGATGTTTACATAGCAAGTagctattttattttacatgcACTAGCTTAACTTTTGGTTGAATGTTGATTATCTACCAATATAAAACTATTGATTATATTGTCTTTCTTGGACATGTAAACTTGCAGCAACTATATGACCTTGGATGCCGTAAAATGATGGTAGTTGGTCTTCCTCCAATTGGTTGCTTGCCCATCCAGATAACCATGAAGTACCCGATACCAATAAATAGAAAATGCATAGAGCATCTAAATGCAGATTCTCAAAGTTATAATCACAAGCTGGTGAATCTATTATCCAAATTACAGGCAGTTCTTCCAGGGAGTAAATTTGCCTATGCAGATATCAATCAGCGGGTGATAAACATGATCAATAATCCACAAAAGTATGGTAAGTTGATCCAACCCAGAACTGGTAATTCTAAATTTTACGGTTAGAGTTGCTATAGTGCTTGGCCTTTTTCTCATGAGAGcgaacttatatatatatatatatatatatatatatatttatagctATTTTGTTTGAGTATTGCATGTGGACAACTTATAATATAGTGTGTTGAACACCAGGCTTTGTTGAAACTTCGAAAGGGTGCTGTGGTACCGGGTACGTGGAGGCCGGGACCTCTTGTAATTCAATGACTTCAACATGTGAGAGGGATTCACAATACTTATTTTTTGATTGCATCCATCCTAGTGAAGCGACCCATCACTACATTTCTAAAAACATTGTAAAACAAGACATTCCTAAGTTGTTATAGGAATACAGGGGACTGTCAAAAtaagagttttataatttagtgatataatttgttttaatccaagtttgaatcttttctttctatattgttgtaattattgaattattaagaATAAACAATGGagtatttgtatttaattttgctATCGTGTCACTAACAATTTGTTGTGCCATGTCAcatgcaaattaatttttcttcttaactTTTTAGCTATTTAATTTCCCAGTTTATTGTTGCAATTTGTACAATATTTCTCCTCTCTTGTTTTTACTCTTCTTTTACATGATTTTACCTTACTGTTACTTTTCCTCAAACCTAACTTTTTGTggaatcaattataaaaatattttttaaaagttaaaaaattgaatgtgaaactagttttcaaataataaattttacattatatgtATTTGGCTCccacttttaagaacaatttaatttcaaaatactgaaaacaaaaaaaaaaaatgtttaaagatAATTTCTACttcgagatttttttttaaattattattactttttttataataataagtttcaaatttgaagaatAGGAATAGAACTAATGtacctttttttatataatgataagtttcaaatttgaaatgtaagaattttttgtgataaagataaactccttaatttaagagataGAAGAGTTTGGGCAAATTTTTGGGCTCTActattttcaatatatttacaactatgccattaaaaacattttttgtatcTTAAAAATATCCTCTTGGCTATTTTTAAAATCCTGTTTTGAATAGGGAAAATAGGAAATAATTTTCTGAAAACTGTATTTAGAAAACATCagtcaaacaatatatttaaaagTAAGATCCACCATATATgagtttcccaaaaaaaaaaaaatgcgaaaaccacattttcgtccctatattttcaggcgattcccactttggtccctatcttttattttcaccacttttagtccctattcaGAAAAACGCCATCCATTTTAGTCATTTCCATCAGTGCCCTAACTACAAAGTCCTAGGTGGCAGACAgaactataaaataataataataaattttattttggcattaaaataTACCActtcagcatctaaattaaaaaataataatttattaattttaactaaataaaaaaaattaaaaaccaaaaattacatgaattaaGATCTAAATGTGTTttaaacaagaacaacaagaacacaaacccagatctaacacacaaacacactctCTTTTGCTTCTAGGtctttctctttcatttatactccacaccaccaccaccctaTCATAACTTTTACTTAAGTTAACCTCAAATCAAAACCCtccattttctaaaaataaataaataaataaaaataaaaaatcaaccagaaaagtcccaaacttaaaaaagctctctctctctctctctctctctctctctctctcgaatGAGTACAATACTAAAGTCGAGGAACTTGAACAGTTTCTCAACAGAGTGTTTGGTCATGGCGATGCCCTTGATGATTTGAGAAGCTGGATGAGAATCCCACAGGTGAGGTTGCTGAAGAGGCTGGCGAAGAGGGAAGGAAACTCGACGGAGAAGACTTGATCGACTAGGGTTGTCTCACTGAGAAAGTACACAGTGGTGATCTCTCACACcaagagagagattagagtggCAATTGCAAGTTTCTTCAAAACCCCCCTGAGgtttggaaaattttgctaaGGACACTTTTTTGCTTAGATGTGTCCAATttacacaaagagagaaaaagtgtgaaagaaactgaaaacttGTGAGTCcaaattgagagaaaaagagagagctttTTTAAGTTTGGGGCTTttccggtttttttttttttttttttttttttttttaagaaaatggagggttttgattttgaggTTAAGTAAAAGTTATGATAGGATGGTGGTGTGGAGTataaatgaaagagaaagagagtgtgtgtgttagatctggatttgtgttcttgttcaagatacACTTAAACCTCAATTCatgttatttttggtttttaattctgtttttaattttttttttagttaaaattaataaattaattttttttttaatttagtgctgacgtggcattttttaatgccaaaataaaaatttttattattattttaataattttgtctGCCACCTAGGACTTTACCGTTAGGGCACTGACAGAAAGGATTAAAATGGATggcgtttttctaaataggaACTAAAAGcagtgaaaataaaagataagggCCAAAGAAGGAATCGCCTGTAAATATAGGaatgaaaatgtgatttttgccaaaaaaaataaaaaactgtatATAAAACCTTATACCAAACAGGCTCTTACATTCTCAAACTAATAATCAAAAGTCAGTGAAACTGTTGCCCAAATTGCAAGAATCCCTTCCGGGGACATTACTTGCATATGCAGATGTGTATGAACCCGTAAATGACACGACCAACAATCCACAAAGGCACCCTTTTCTTCGTtcctcaaaatatatatatatatatatatatatatatgtgtgtgtgtgtgtgcgcgtgcGTGTAATTTAGGACTAAGTTTTTTTGTGGTGCAATAGGCTTTGTGCAAACTAACAGAGGCTGTTGCGGAACTGGGTTTGTGGAAACAGGTCCATTATGTAATGAATAAAGTCAATTATGTGCAAATAAATAGCGTTGTCTCTTTGGTATCAcgatgttaatttttttaagtttcttcTTTGAAGGTAAGGCGCTTTATGTTGCAGTTACTTTCCTTAGGACGAAGCCGGTGAAGAATCGTACCACATCATAATGCAAGCCCAACGACGTACCTTTAATGCTCAACAAGAAAAGCAAATGAACCTTATTGCTATTCACTAGCAATGCACGCAAGTAATAATGTCATTTTTATGTGAGATGCATGCGATACCCACAATGTATTGTGGTCCAACGGACAACTAATTGACATTCCaaattaattttgatatgaCAAAATTGACATATTTCTCAGCAGACTTGTGGCCTTCATGTTCCATAAGTTAGTTGAGAACTTAGGGGCTGTTTGATATGGTATTTCAAACAACAGttagttttcagtatttaaacaacattatacgtattttcacacatttttttacccatacgtatttccaaaaaatacaaacaacattactagaacAATATTACCTAACGGACCTTAGATGGCTTCACTGTCTTTGAGAAAATATTCTTGTTTTCTCTCAATAATAggctttatttcttttttatttcgaTTTTGAGTAttgaattttgtttgaaaaccaaaaaaaatctagtgGAGTCTGTTTGGTTGGTTAGGACATATTGGTGGAGGATTAATTTTTATGTGAGATGCATGTGATATCCACAATGTATTGTGGTCCAACGCACAACTAATTGTCATCCCaaattaattttgatatgaCAAAATTGATATATTTCTCAGCAGACTTGTGGCCTTCATGTTCCATCAGTTATTTGAGAACTCACTGTCTTCGAAAAAATATTCTTGTTTTCTCTCAATAACAggctttatttcttttttatttcgaTTTTGAGTAttgaattttgtttgaaaaccaaaaaaaatctagtgGAGTCTGTTTGGTTGGTTAGGACATATTGGTGGAGGAttaattttgtctttaaattttaaatagcaGAGTCTAGCTAGCTAGTTCAGTGGCTCCAAAAGTCATATGTCCTGCACCGACACTAGCTAGTACATGCTattaaattccaaatatttgGGCAGACTAATACGAAAGTAATAGATGAAGTATTAATTCAATTCAAAATGAAGTCGCAAATAAATCTAAAAAGATAATGTGCAAAATATGATGATACATTGTCAATCACACTTCATAATGTTGTTCAAGCAGATTTTCTTCTAGTATTGGAATTATAACCTATGCAAttataaaagtaattaattcTCATATAGTTTGCCAACTCCCTACAATCTATAATAACTCTTTTCTTATATAAACATATTCATATGATTCGCTTTTGCAAGTTATGATTACTGGTATTGGAGCGGCATTCATAGATAAAGCTAGAAGAAAGCCCCTATTATTGGTAGTATAAAACATCATCACCTGAaagttttaataatttaaaagcTTTCTCTATg
Protein-coding regions in this window:
- the LOC115990963 gene encoding GDSL esterase/lipase At1g06990-like — protein: MPSLSFFVICVHISIIFFIACNATESKISSKFPAIFVFGDSSVDTGNNNYFRTGPRGNHLPYGKDFPGHIPTGRYSNGKLTPDFLASMLGIKETVPPFLDPNLSKYDLQTGVNFASAGSGFDDLTTIASGAISMFKQVDLLKKYIVRLKGIVGEKEAKKLISGSLYFTSVGTNDFLIFYDTPTRRSQFNVSGYQDFILNRTQIFYKQLYDLGCRKMMVVGLPPIGCLPIQITMKYPIPINRKCIEHLNADSQSYNHKLVNLLSKLQAVLPGSKFAYADINQRVINMINNPQKYGFVETSKGCCGTGYVEAGTSCNSMTSTCERDSQYLFFDCIHPSEATHHYISKNIVKQDIPKLL